In one window of Mesorhizobium sp. B2-1-1 DNA:
- a CDS encoding nickel/cobalt transporter, translating to MNPVMRPSLRLAFGLLAISFAMVHFAGSAHAQSSLGIGVNDGMAPTTGPFAHILMWINLRQQEFYRALATAMKAMRQDNSKLWVLIGLSFAYGIFHAAGPGHGKAVISSYMVANEVALRRGILLSFVSALLQGLTAVAVMAVAYFVLRGTAVSMTDAAWFMEIMSFVFVTLFGAWLLWRKLGPSILRLFGRGPAYSLSAAHAGHSHASHSHAAHSHSAHALHQHDHDDHGHDHSHDHHDHGAHDHHHDHGAHDHAHAAGEVCETCGHSHAPDPALLSGDRFDWRTAWTAVAAVGIRPCSGALIVLSFALLNGLWLGGLLSVLAMSIGTAITVSALATIAVTAKNWAVYFAGDGRMGNRIHSIVEIGGAAFVFLFGLLLLSASLTGGV from the coding sequence ATGAACCCGGTGATGAGACCATCCCTGCGTTTGGCATTCGGCCTGTTGGCCATCAGCTTCGCGATGGTGCATTTCGCCGGCTCGGCTCATGCCCAGAGCTCGCTCGGCATCGGCGTCAACGATGGCATGGCGCCGACCACCGGCCCGTTCGCCCACATCCTGATGTGGATCAATCTCAGGCAGCAGGAATTCTATCGCGCGCTCGCCACCGCGATGAAGGCGATGCGCCAGGACAACAGCAAGCTCTGGGTGCTCATCGGCCTGTCCTTCGCCTACGGCATTTTCCACGCCGCCGGCCCCGGCCACGGCAAGGCGGTGATCTCGTCCTACATGGTCGCCAACGAAGTGGCGCTGCGGCGTGGCATCCTGTTGTCGTTTGTCTCGGCCCTGCTGCAGGGCCTGACCGCGGTCGCGGTCATGGCAGTCGCCTATTTCGTCCTGCGCGGTACCGCCGTCTCGATGACCGATGCGGCCTGGTTCATGGAGATCATGAGCTTCGTCTTCGTCACCCTGTTCGGCGCCTGGCTGCTGTGGCGCAAGCTCGGCCCTTCCATCCTGCGCCTGTTCGGCAGAGGTCCCGCCTACAGCCTGTCGGCGGCTCACGCCGGGCATTCTCACGCGAGCCATTCGCATGCCGCTCACAGCCATTCGGCGCACGCGCTGCATCAGCATGATCATGATGACCACGGGCATGACCATTCGCACGATCATCATGACCACGGCGCGCATGATCATCACCACGATCATGGCGCGCACGATCACGCGCACGCGGCGGGCGAGGTCTGCGAGACCTGCGGCCACTCGCATGCGCCAGATCCGGCGCTGCTGTCGGGCGACCGCTTCGACTGGCGCACCGCCTGGACGGCGGTGGCCGCGGTCGGTATCCGCCCCTGCTCCGGCGCGCTGATCGTGCTCAGCTTCGCCCTGCTCAATGGCCTGTGGCTCGGCGGCCTGCTGTCGGTGCTGGCGATGTCGATCGGCACCGCCATAACCGTCTCGGCGCTGGCCACGATCGCGGTGACCGCAAAGAACTGGGCGGTGTATTTCGCCGGCGACGGCCGCATGGGCAACCGCATCCATTCGATCGTCGAGATCGGCGGTGCCGCCTTCGTGTTCCTGTTCGGACTGCTGCTGCTGTCGGCGAGCCTGACGGGCGGCGTTTGA
- a CDS encoding YciI family protein: protein MFYAILAYHVEDAIKALTPQEDAALMTDLLKIHDGLYANGSLGPSARLGATQSACTLRGPGDGIVIDGPFAETKEQLLGLYVVDCAKRDDAIAIARDLRRVNPTAVYEIRPIALYLPGVALAGV from the coding sequence ATGTTTTATGCAATTCTTGCCTATCACGTGGAAGACGCGATCAAGGCACTGACGCCGCAGGAAGATGCGGCATTGATGACCGACCTGCTCAAGATCCACGACGGGCTCTATGCGAACGGCAGCCTCGGCCCCTCGGCGCGGCTTGGAGCGACCCAGTCGGCCTGCACCTTGCGCGGACCCGGCGACGGGATCGTCATCGACGGCCCCTTCGCCGAGACCAAGGAACAGCTTCTCGGCCTCTATGTCGTCGATTGCGCCAAGCGCGATGACGCGATCGCCATCGCGCGCGATCTGCGCCGCGTCAACCCGACCGCCGTCTACGAGATCCGCCCGATCGCGCTCTATCTGCCGGGCGTGGCGCTGGCGGGGGTCTAA
- a CDS encoding DUF1007 family protein, translating to MHLRRHAIMLASALAATLAAVGPAEVHPHVFAEARLDVILSPDHQSVKALRHLWRFDDLFSSTVMMEFDKNSDLKLDDKELKEVADTVHASLADFNYFQLVTQDGKDVPMTPPPHLMANFDNDQLIILFESEPKAPIKLAGKIDIGVYDPTFYTAIDFTEDANITVEGLPPNCTDKVVRPDPDEAIKENQKTLTDAFFNDPTGTDMSKIFATKLELTCQPEG from the coding sequence ATGCATCTGAGACGGCACGCAATCATGCTGGCTTCGGCCCTGGCGGCGACATTGGCCGCCGTTGGACCGGCAGAGGTGCATCCGCACGTTTTCGCCGAGGCCCGCCTCGACGTGATCCTCTCCCCGGATCACCAAAGCGTGAAAGCGCTGCGCCATCTCTGGCGCTTCGACGATCTGTTTTCCAGTACTGTCATGATGGAGTTCGACAAGAATTCCGACCTGAAGCTTGACGACAAGGAGTTGAAGGAGGTCGCCGACACGGTCCACGCCTCGCTGGCCGACTTCAACTACTTCCAGCTCGTCACCCAGGACGGCAAGGACGTGCCGATGACGCCGCCGCCGCATCTGATGGCCAATTTCGACAACGACCAGCTGATCATCCTGTTCGAGTCCGAACCGAAGGCGCCGATCAAGCTCGCCGGCAAGATCGATATCGGCGTCTACGATCCGACCTTCTACACGGCGATCGATTTCACCGAGGACGCCAACATCACGGTCGAGGGCCTGCCCCCGAACTGCACCGACAAGGTGGTCCGCCCCGACCCGGATGAGGCCATCAAGGAAAACCAGAAGACCCTGACGGACGCCTTCTTCAACGACCCGACAGGCACCGACATGAGCAAGATCTTTGCCACCAAGCTCGAACTGACCTGTCAGCCAGAAGGATGA
- the denD gene encoding D-erythronate dehydrogenase has protein sequence MRILITGAAGMVGRKLIARLAKDGRLRGQKITALDLHDIVPPQAPAIDGVSIHSHTGDLAEAGAAERLVASRPDVVFHLAGIVSGEAEANFDLGYRVNLDGTRALFDAIRLAGFAPRVVFTSSIAVFGAPFPDVIPDEFHTTPLTSYGTQKQMSEALLADYSRRGFFDGIGIRLPTICVRPGKPNKAASGFFSGIIREPLNGQEAILPVPRTVVHTHASPRSAVNFLIHAAGIDGAAVGPRRNLTMPGVAVTVGEQIEALERIAGPKAVSLIREEPDETIWAIVKGWPTRFEARRSRELGFSAEKSFDEIIRAHIEDELGGKVY, from the coding sequence ATGCGCATTCTGATCACGGGCGCCGCCGGCATGGTCGGCCGCAAGCTCATTGCACGGCTGGCAAAGGACGGCAGGCTGCGCGGCCAGAAGATCACCGCGCTCGACCTACACGACATCGTACCGCCACAGGCGCCGGCCATCGATGGCGTCAGCATCCACAGCCATACCGGCGATCTCGCCGAGGCGGGCGCCGCCGAGAGGCTGGTCGCGTCGCGACCCGACGTCGTGTTCCATCTCGCCGGCATCGTGTCGGGCGAGGCGGAAGCCAATTTCGATCTCGGCTACCGCGTCAATCTCGACGGCACGCGCGCCTTGTTCGATGCCATCCGCCTGGCTGGGTTTGCGCCGCGCGTCGTGTTCACCTCGTCGATCGCGGTGTTCGGTGCGCCGTTCCCGGACGTCATTCCCGATGAATTCCACACGACGCCGCTGACCTCCTACGGCACGCAGAAGCAGATGAGCGAGGCGCTGCTGGCCGACTATTCCAGGCGCGGCTTCTTCGACGGCATCGGCATCCGGCTGCCGACCATCTGCGTGCGGCCGGGCAAGCCGAACAAGGCGGCCTCCGGCTTCTTCTCCGGCATCATCCGCGAGCCGCTGAACGGTCAGGAGGCGATCCTGCCGGTGCCGCGCACCGTCGTCCATACCCACGCCAGCCCACGCTCGGCGGTGAATTTCCTGATCCATGCGGCCGGGATCGACGGCGCCGCCGTCGGGCCGCGCCGCAACCTGACGATGCCAGGCGTCGCCGTCACTGTCGGCGAGCAGATCGAGGCGCTGGAACGCATCGCCGGGCCGAAGGCGGTGAGCCTGATCCGCGAGGAGCCGGACGAGACGATCTGGGCGATCGTCAAGGGCTGGCCGACGCGGTTCGAGGCGCGGCGGTCAAGGGAATTAGGTTTCAGCGCCGAGAAGAGTTTTGACGAGATTATCCGCGCTCATATCGAGGATGAACTGGGCGGCAAGGTGTATTGA
- a CDS encoding tellurite resistance TerB family protein produces MFDPKKLLDDLLGSQIPGTGGTVRDKAGQAVQMAKDNPLAAGALAAVLLGTGAGRQVTGAAVKLGGLAAIGGLAYKAYQNYKAGNAPEQAPAAGEPELLPPPKDTAFHPSQAPQGEDEFTLTLVRAMISAAKADGHVDDEERKKIAGKLSLAGIGSDAEKFLMAELENPLDLDTLVAGAKTDAQKLELYTASRLTIDPDTRAERGYLDLLAGRLGLPDALIDHVEATVSAVKVPAAKAGTSPNPRW; encoded by the coding sequence ATGTTCGATCCCAAGAAGCTTCTCGACGATCTGCTCGGCTCGCAAATTCCCGGCACCGGCGGCACGGTCCGCGACAAGGCCGGACAGGCGGTGCAGATGGCCAAGGACAATCCTCTTGCGGCGGGCGCGCTGGCCGCGGTGCTGCTTGGAACCGGCGCCGGGCGCCAGGTCACCGGTGCCGCCGTCAAGCTCGGTGGGTTGGCAGCGATCGGTGGCCTCGCCTACAAGGCCTACCAGAACTACAAGGCCGGCAATGCACCCGAGCAGGCGCCGGCGGCCGGCGAACCGGAATTGCTGCCGCCGCCGAAGGACACTGCGTTCCACCCGTCGCAAGCGCCGCAGGGCGAGGACGAATTCACGCTGACCCTGGTGCGGGCGATGATCTCGGCGGCCAAGGCCGACGGCCATGTCGACGATGAGGAGCGCAAGAAGATCGCCGGCAAGCTGAGCCTCGCGGGGATCGGTTCCGATGCGGAAAAATTCCTGATGGCGGAGCTGGAGAACCCGCTCGACCTCGACACGCTGGTGGCCGGCGCCAAGACCGACGCGCAGAAGCTTGAGCTCTACACCGCGTCGCGCCTTACAATCGATCCCGACACACGCGCCGAGCGCGGCTATCTCGATCTGCTCGCGGGCCGGCTCGGCCTGCCGGATGCGCTGATCGACCATGTCGAGGCAACGGTTTCGGCGGTCAAAGTGCCGGCTGCCAAGGCCGGGACCTCACCCAATCCACGCTGGTAG
- a CDS encoding 2-dehydro-3-deoxy-phosphogluconate aldolase, producing MPSKTEKLLSLLNGQPVIPVLKIADVANAVPLARALARGGLPAIEITLRTADALEAIRRVAGEVEEAIVGAGTILDARQFDEAAAAGSQFIVSPGITRELLAGAADSEVPLLPGAITPGEIMAAREAGLRFLKFFPAEQSGGIASLKAFASPLADVKFCPTGGITGKNAADYLSLPNVICVGGSWVAPDDMVKAGRWDEIEALARAASKLTG from the coding sequence ATGCCCAGCAAGACCGAAAAACTCCTGTCGTTGCTCAACGGTCAGCCGGTCATCCCGGTGTTGAAGATCGCTGATGTTGCCAATGCGGTGCCGTTGGCCCGCGCTTTGGCGCGCGGCGGCCTGCCGGCGATCGAGATCACGCTCAGGACCGCGGATGCGCTGGAAGCGATCCGGCGCGTGGCCGGCGAGGTCGAGGAAGCCATCGTCGGTGCCGGCACCATTCTGGATGCGCGTCAGTTCGACGAGGCGGCCGCCGCCGGCTCGCAATTCATCGTCAGCCCGGGCATAACCCGCGAGCTTCTGGCAGGCGCCGCCGACAGCGAGGTTCCGCTGCTGCCCGGCGCCATTACCCCCGGCGAGATCATGGCCGCGCGCGAAGCCGGCTTGCGCTTCCTGAAGTTCTTCCCGGCCGAGCAGTCCGGCGGCATCGCCTCGCTGAAGGCATTCGCCTCGCCGCTCGCCGACGTGAAATTCTGCCCGACCGGCGGTATCACCGGCAAGAACGCGGCCGACTATCTCAGCCTGCCCAATGTTATCTGCGTCGGCGGCTCCTGGGTTGCCCCCGACGACATGGTCAAGGCCGGCAGGTGGGACGAGATCGAAGCTCTCGCACGCGCCGCGAGCAAGCTCACCGGATAA
- a CDS encoding SoxR reducing system RseC family protein: MMDRDTKNAAIAALSIMLLFGIAVYFLPNMMLALGDLSTVLAGIFGTAFVLAFFLVFWLRARSQRKNQGK; this comes from the coding sequence ATAATGGATCGCGATACCAAGAACGCCGCCATCGCCGCGCTGTCGATCATGCTGCTGTTCGGCATTGCCGTTTATTTCCTGCCAAACATGATGCTGGCCCTCGGCGATCTGTCGACCGTGCTGGCCGGCATCTTCGGCACCGCGTTCGTGCTGGCGTTTTTCTTGGTGTTCTGGCTGCGCGCGCGCAGCCAACGCAAAAATCAGGGCAAATAA
- a CDS encoding cation diffusion facilitator family transporter, producing the protein MAHSHDDSRHDDSRHDHSGHGYSGHGHSAHSHGSTDKKRVLIAACLTAGFMVAEALGGLFTGSLALLADAGHMLADAIALGLAWYAFHLADRPATVRLTYGFGRVKTLVAYTNGIAIFVIALWIVYEAWERLQTPAPVLGGPMLVVAILGLLVNIGSFLVLHGGDRESLNMRGAILHVLGDLLGSAAAIVAAIVILATGWTPIDPILSVLVSLLILSTAWSLMRAAAHVLLEGVPPSLDRDLIASDIATTVQGVREVHHMHIWSIDGTSSMATLHACLNEGVDAHKAVSAIKKRLASEHGISHATVEPEFGQCADDGDEHDHGHDHDHHQGHDAALHHGHHH; encoded by the coding sequence TTGGCGCACAGTCACGACGACAGCCGGCACGACGACAGCCGCCACGACCACAGCGGGCACGGCTACAGCGGGCACGGCCACAGCGCGCATAGTCATGGCTCGACCGACAAGAAGCGCGTTCTGATCGCGGCCTGCCTGACGGCGGGCTTTATGGTGGCGGAGGCGCTTGGCGGCCTCTTCACCGGCTCTCTGGCGCTGCTGGCCGATGCCGGCCACATGCTTGCCGACGCCATTGCGCTCGGCCTGGCCTGGTATGCGTTTCATCTTGCGGACCGGCCGGCGACCGTCCGCCTGACCTATGGCTTCGGCCGGGTCAAGACGTTGGTGGCCTACACCAACGGCATCGCCATCTTCGTCATCGCGCTGTGGATCGTCTACGAGGCGTGGGAGCGCCTGCAGACGCCGGCGCCGGTGCTGGGCGGGCCGATGCTGGTGGTGGCGATCCTCGGCCTGCTGGTCAACATCGGCTCCTTCCTGGTGCTGCATGGCGGCGACCGTGAGAGCCTCAACATGCGCGGCGCCATCCTGCATGTGCTCGGCGACCTGCTCGGCTCGGCCGCGGCAATCGTGGCGGCGATCGTCATTCTGGCCACCGGCTGGACCCCGATCGATCCGATCCTGTCGGTGCTGGTCTCGCTGCTGATCCTGTCCACGGCATGGTCGCTGATGCGCGCGGCCGCCCACGTCCTGCTCGAAGGGGTGCCGCCGAGCCTCGACCGGGACCTGATCGCCAGCGACATCGCGACGACGGTCCAGGGGGTGCGCGAGGTGCACCACATGCATATCTGGTCGATCGACGGCACCAGCAGCATGGCGACGCTGCATGCATGCCTCAACGAGGGCGTGGACGCGCACAAGGCGGTCAGCGCGATCAAGAAGCGGCTTGCGTCGGAGCATGGCATCAGCCATGCCACGGTGGAACCTGAATTCGGCCAGTGCGCCGACGACGGCGACGAGCACGACCATGGTCATGACCATGATCACCACCAGGGGCATGACGCGGCTTTGCATCATGGCCATCATCACTGA
- a CDS encoding LysR family transcriptional regulator, which produces MDTLTRMRAFIDVVEAEGFSAAARKIGRSKALLSKYVRELEDELGALLLNRTTRQFSMTEAGHTYYRRASEIVREVDSLADAVRESSGDVRGRIKLSAPRTFADAPIGQSLIDFAKQYPDIVLDIQLDDRFVDLVEEGFDLAVRISRLENSSLIARRLAPFSTRLCASPELIAKHGMPVRAQDLGRMPCIVDTNGRGLNNWQFKGDGEDTVSVSVSGPIEVNSPMAARAAALSGLGFAILPDFIAAPDIASGRLVTVLDDRTLSGAGIFAVYPHRRYLPAKVRVFVDFLVQWFRTRETA; this is translated from the coding sequence ATGGACACACTGACTCGTATGCGCGCCTTCATCGACGTGGTCGAGGCCGAGGGCTTTTCGGCGGCGGCGCGCAAGATCGGCCGCTCCAAGGCGCTGCTGTCGAAATATGTGCGCGAGCTGGAGGACGAGCTCGGCGCGCTGCTGCTCAACCGCACCACCCGCCAGTTCTCGATGACCGAGGCCGGCCACACCTATTATCGCCGCGCCTCCGAGATCGTGCGCGAGGTCGACAGTCTTGCCGACGCCGTGCGCGAATCCTCCGGCGATGTGCGCGGCAGGATCAAGCTGTCTGCGCCGCGCACCTTCGCCGACGCGCCGATCGGCCAGTCGCTGATCGACTTCGCCAAGCAATATCCCGACATCGTGCTCGACATCCAGCTGGACGACCGCTTTGTCGACCTCGTCGAGGAAGGCTTCGATCTCGCGGTGCGCATCTCGCGCCTGGAGAACTCGTCGCTGATCGCCAGGCGTCTGGCGCCGTTCTCGACGCGGCTGTGCGCATCTCCCGAACTCATCGCAAAACATGGCATGCCGGTACGGGCGCAGGATCTCGGCCGCATGCCCTGCATCGTCGACACCAATGGCCGCGGCTTGAACAACTGGCAATTCAAGGGAGACGGCGAGGATACGGTGAGCGTCTCGGTCTCCGGCCCGATCGAAGTCAACAGCCCGATGGCGGCGCGGGCTGCTGCCCTGTCGGGGTTGGGATTTGCCATCCTGCCGGATTTCATCGCCGCGCCGGATATTGCGAGCGGCCGGCTGGTGACGGTGCTGGATGACCGCACCCTGTCGGGCGCCGGCATTTTCGCCGTCTATCCGCACCGGCGCTATTTGCCCGCCAAGGTGCGTGTCTTCGTCGATTTCCTGGTCCAGTGGTTCAGGACGCGCGAAACCGCATGA
- a CDS encoding SDR family oxidoreductase, protein MTEKTAIVTGAGTGIGKSVATALLKAGWNTVFCGRRKGVLDEAIAAAGQTDAKALAVACDISKPGEVDDLFETVAEAFGRVDLLFNNAGMGYKSAPIDEIPVEVWNDIVGVNLTGSFLCARAAFRAMRKQKPMGGRIINNGSISAYAPRPGSVPYTATKHAITGLTKTLALDGRPYDIACGQIDIGNALTDMAQPMTVGVPQANGSIAAEAVMDVQHVADAVVHMASLPLEANVLFMTVMATKMPFVGRG, encoded by the coding sequence ATGACCGAAAAAACCGCCATCGTCACCGGCGCCGGCACGGGCATCGGCAAGAGCGTCGCCACCGCGCTGCTCAAAGCCGGCTGGAACACCGTGTTCTGCGGACGCCGGAAGGGGGTGCTGGACGAGGCGATCGCCGCGGCCGGGCAGACGGATGCCAAGGCACTGGCTGTCGCCTGCGACATCAGCAAGCCCGGCGAGGTCGATGATTTGTTCGAGACGGTGGCGGAGGCGTTCGGCCGCGTCGACCTGCTCTTCAACAATGCCGGCATGGGCTACAAGTCGGCGCCGATCGACGAGATCCCGGTCGAGGTGTGGAACGATATTGTGGGCGTAAATCTCACCGGTTCGTTCCTGTGCGCCCGCGCGGCCTTCCGCGCCATGCGCAAGCAGAAACCGATGGGCGGCCGCATCATCAACAACGGCTCCATCTCGGCCTACGCGCCGCGCCCGGGATCGGTGCCCTATACCGCGACCAAGCATGCCATCACCGGGCTGACCAAGACGCTGGCGCTCGACGGCCGCCCCTACGACATCGCCTGCGGCCAGATCGACATCGGCAATGCGCTGACCGACATGGCGCAACCGATGACGGTCGGCGTGCCACAGGCCAACGGCTCCATTGCCGCCGAAGCGGTGATGGACGTCCAGCACGTGGCCGACGCCGTCGTCCACATGGCCAGCCTGCCGCTCGAGGCCAATGTGCTGTTCATGACCGTGATGGCGACCAAGATGCCGTTCGTGGGCAGAGGCTGA
- a CDS encoding rhodanese-related sulfurtransferase, whose amino-acid sequence MTPSAPSQPVRVAALYKFARLDAFEVLRAPLAAFCCGRGIRGTLLLAHEGINGTVAGSDAAIAELIDHLEAIDGLSGLEVKYSSAAQTPFHRMKVRLKREIVTMGVEDIDPAKSAGTYVAPADWNALISQPDTIVIDTRNAYEVSIGTFKGAIDPATASFREFPAWVEEHRAELEGRKVAMFCTGGIRCEKATAYVRSLGLEEVFHLKGGILKYLEEVPAEDSLWQGECFVFDERVSVSHGLAEGDAELCRACRHPLTLDELTSPKFAAGVSCPHCFDARSDDDRQRYAERQRQVELAQARGRGPHIGS is encoded by the coding sequence ATGACACCGTCCGCGCCATCCCAGCCTGTCCGCGTCGCCGCGCTCTACAAATTTGCCCGGCTCGACGCGTTCGAGGTGCTGCGGGCGCCGCTGGCTGCCTTCTGCTGTGGGCGCGGCATCAGGGGTACGCTGCTTCTGGCGCATGAAGGCATCAACGGCACGGTCGCCGGCAGCGATGCGGCGATTGCCGAATTGATCGACCATCTCGAAGCCATCGACGGGCTGTCCGGCCTCGAGGTGAAATACAGCAGCGCCGCGCAAACGCCCTTCCACCGCATGAAGGTGCGGCTGAAGCGCGAGATCGTCACCATGGGTGTCGAAGACATCGACCCGGCGAAGAGTGCCGGCACCTATGTCGCGCCGGCCGATTGGAACGCGCTGATTTCCCAACCCGACACGATCGTCATCGACACGCGCAACGCCTACGAAGTGTCGATCGGCACCTTCAAGGGCGCCATCGATCCGGCGACCGCGAGCTTTCGCGAATTCCCGGCCTGGGTGGAAGAGCACCGCGCGGAACTGGAAGGCCGCAAGGTCGCCATGTTCTGCACTGGCGGCATACGCTGCGAGAAGGCGACGGCCTATGTCAGGTCGCTTGGTCTCGAGGAGGTGTTCCATCTCAAGGGCGGCATCCTGAAATACCTCGAAGAGGTGCCGGCCGAAGACAGCCTGTGGCAAGGCGAATGCTTCGTCTTCGACGAACGGGTTTCGGTGTCGCACGGCCTCGCCGAGGGCGACGCCGAGCTGTGCCGCGCCTGCCGCCATCCGCTGACCTTGGACGAGCTGACATCGCCGAAATTTGCCGCCGGCGTCTCCTGCCCGCATTGTTTCGACGCTCGGTCGGACGACGACCGCCAGCGCTATGCCGAGCGCCAGCGGCAGGTCGAGCTGGCGCAGGCGCGGGGCAGGGGACCGCATATCGGGTCCTGA
- a CDS encoding GNAT family N-acetyltransferase gives MSENLKDWQPRPRPERKVLEGRYVRLEPLSAAKHGDGLYEASSVADVDGRFAWLPDYPPETRAAFQPWLDKVEASEDPLFFAVIDKPSGKVAGRQTLMRIDPAYGVIEIGNIYWGPLIARKPAATEAQFLFMKYIFDELGYRRYEWKCNNRNEPSKRAAERFGFKFEGVFRQHLIVKGENRDTAWYSIIDKEWPALRKAYEAWLDPANFDGAGQQKRRLEDFRAEFGA, from the coding sequence GTGTCGGAAAATCTCAAGGACTGGCAACCGCGTCCGCGCCCGGAGCGCAAGGTGCTGGAGGGCCGCTATGTCAGGCTTGAGCCGCTGAGCGCCGCGAAGCATGGCGATGGCCTCTATGAAGCGTCTTCCGTGGCCGACGTCGATGGCCGCTTCGCCTGGCTGCCCGACTATCCGCCGGAAACCCGCGCCGCCTTCCAGCCTTGGCTGGACAAGGTGGAGGCGAGCGAGGATCCGCTGTTCTTCGCCGTCATCGACAAACCGAGCGGCAAGGTCGCCGGGCGCCAGACGTTGATGCGCATCGATCCGGCCTATGGCGTCATCGAGATCGGCAACATCTATTGGGGGCCGCTCATCGCGCGCAAGCCGGCGGCGACGGAAGCGCAGTTCCTGTTCATGAAATACATTTTCGACGAGCTCGGCTATCGCCGCTACGAATGGAAATGCAACAACCGCAACGAGCCGTCGAAGCGCGCCGCGGAACGGTTCGGCTTCAAGTTCGAGGGCGTTTTCCGCCAGCACCTGATCGTCAAGGGTGAAAACCGCGACACCGCATGGTATTCGATCATCGACAAGGAATGGCCGGCCTTGCGCAAAGCCTACGAGGCGTGGCTCGATCCGGCCAATTTCGACGGTGCCGGCCAGCAGAAACGACGGCTCGAGGATTTTCGCGCGGAATTCGGCGCTTGA
- a CDS encoding pyridoxal phosphate-dependent aminotransferase has product MLHTISAFDRLGEENAFAVLARATALAQQGRDIVNLGIGQPDFKTPQHIVEAAIKALRDGHHGYTPANGLLATREAVVRRTLTTTGVEVSPEAVMILPGGKPTMFAAILMFGEPGAEILYPDPGFPIYRSMIEFTGAAPIPVPMREENGFAFSAEETLALITSKTRLLILNSPANPTGGVTPRAEIEKLVKGLEAHPQVAILSDEIYDVMTYDGEKHCSLLGFPEIRDRLIVLNGWSKTWAMTGWRMGWSIWPNGDKGAHLYDKVRKLAVNCWSCVNAPSQFAGIAAIDGPQDDVDKMMRAFDRRRKIVVEGLNALPNISCITPKGAFYAFPNVSKTGWKAKQLASALLDDAGVALIGGPDFGILGEGYVRLSYANSEENILRALDRIGAFLAK; this is encoded by the coding sequence ATGCTCCACACGATTTCGGCCTTCGATCGTCTCGGCGAGGAAAACGCCTTCGCCGTGCTCGCGAGGGCCACGGCACTCGCCCAACAAGGCCGCGACATCGTCAATCTCGGCATCGGCCAGCCCGACTTCAAGACGCCGCAGCACATTGTCGAGGCGGCGATCAAGGCGCTGCGCGACGGCCACCACGGCTACACGCCGGCGAACGGCCTGTTGGCGACGCGCGAGGCGGTGGTGCGCCGCACGCTGACCACGACCGGGGTCGAGGTATCGCCCGAGGCGGTGATGATCCTGCCCGGCGGCAAGCCGACCATGTTCGCCGCCATCCTGATGTTCGGCGAGCCCGGCGCCGAGATCCTCTATCCCGATCCCGGCTTTCCCATCTATCGCTCTATGATCGAGTTCACCGGTGCGGCACCCATCCCCGTGCCGATGCGCGAGGAGAACGGCTTTGCCTTCTCGGCCGAGGAGACGCTGGCGCTGATCACCTCTAAGACACGGCTCTTGATCCTCAACTCGCCGGCCAACCCGACCGGCGGCGTCACACCGCGCGCCGAGATCGAGAAGTTGGTCAAGGGACTGGAGGCACATCCGCAGGTGGCCATCCTTTCCGACGAAATCTACGACGTGATGACCTATGACGGCGAAAAACACTGCTCGCTGCTCGGGTTTCCCGAAATCCGCGACCGGCTGATCGTGCTCAACGGCTGGTCGAAGACCTGGGCGATGACCGGTTGGCGCATGGGCTGGTCGATCTGGCCGAACGGCGACAAGGGTGCCCATCTCTACGACAAAGTGCGCAAGCTGGCGGTCAATTGCTGGTCCTGCGTCAACGCGCCGAGCCAGTTTGCCGGCATCGCGGCCATCGACGGCCCACAGGACGACGTCGACAAGATGATGCGCGCCTTCGACCGCCGCAGGAAGATCGTGGTCGAGGGACTGAACGCCCTGCCAAACATATCCTGCATCACGCCCAAGGGCGCCTTCTATGCCTTCCCCAACGTGTCGAAGACCGGCTGGAAGGCGAAGCAACTGGCCTCGGCCCTGCTCGACGACGCCGGCGTGGCGTTGATCGGCGGCCCCGATTTCGGCATTCTCGGCGAGGGCTATGTCAGGCTCTCCTACGCCAATTCCGAGGAGAACATTTTGCGCGCGCTGGACAGGATCGGAGCGTTCCTGGCCAAGTGA